A genomic stretch from Methylorubrum extorquens includes:
- a CDS encoding protein of unknown function (Evidence 5 : Unknown function) produces MDCGGLILYVSKIVGNKSVGLF; encoded by the coding sequence GTGGATTGCGGCGGCTTAATTCTGTACGTGTCCAAAATTGTGGGAAATAAGTCAGTTGGATTATTCTAA
- a CDS encoding protein of unknown function (Evidence 5 : Unknown function): MKKFKYCPAPTGAGKTYAIEGRLAEISRDSEAAILLQPSKNLCHQTASNMATRFPGVMVEVFNQDVCGTKTVVRLAEHLRNPPDRPHVIIATWAAFMMLPHFDRRERFHLICDEIPQAFVPKSIKLPDNHHAITDALEIKDVGPIYGLVTAGDTTVIRRIAENVRNDAFNDLLSPLAKHIHEQRYLTYVDRKSYNGLLSGSRDDRSLNTYSMLTPSVFDGFRSVTLVGARAEETILFKWFTLQGVKFIQDDALLSKLRYHDHQNGRLIEFHYASERNWSLTEQHNDPSLRSKFEGAVSQMFAGQQFVWQDNVSNEAMMFRDNGLAHNVGHCAHGLNQFQHIDKAVIFSSKNFSKHEGGFLSNFCQISPTEQRIALAYHSAYQTYNRISVRDPNNSSRKIVVLPDQQNAAWQQERYPGSIVVPLGIDSRPVERTRADKVHRNDADRQKAHRDKLKNQQKEIMSNVIDAVDSKQTYVSVDDCHDYSFNTVSCVTSLQGSIIAHKRDKESTMIVGSKDGFVANMKQMSKNVLESKDRNRLISPALFIDLVGFASRRAKLNAFCGRNIYLDIENGTLTHRQLANIFPSIEMLAYSSYSHTKEMPRYRVVLLTNTIMSPDVYTAIYNMVCERIELAGYKTASEHDFDAKEKVHGIDRKPYLTDLFYLPCMPADGEGFFLHYHKHRKPLDVIGWCNNSYPTRFDEVESVSLEHHLPKQNIDRDHAQLCEEALQRFRDQTVNQGKSHKALRALNFTLLEGGVDDVSREVTLTQAAYLSRSREDRLRDKQHMMRFGLRNLSHR; the protein is encoded by the coding sequence TTGAAAAAGTTTAAGTATTGCCCTGCGCCAACCGGTGCTGGAAAGACGTATGCGATCGAAGGACGACTAGCCGAAATCAGCCGGGACAGTGAGGCGGCCATTCTACTTCAACCCTCGAAGAACCTTTGCCACCAAACTGCAAGCAACATGGCTACACGCTTTCCCGGCGTGATGGTGGAGGTTTTCAATCAGGACGTGTGCGGAACGAAAACCGTAGTCCGTCTTGCCGAACATCTCAGAAATCCACCAGACCGTCCTCACGTAATCATCGCTACGTGGGCCGCGTTCATGATGCTCCCTCACTTCGATCGCCGTGAACGCTTCCACCTGATCTGTGATGAAATACCCCAAGCATTCGTGCCAAAAAGCATCAAGTTGCCTGACAATCATCACGCAATCACCGATGCATTGGAAATCAAGGACGTTGGACCGATCTACGGACTTGTCACGGCAGGCGACACAACTGTTATTAGAAGAATTGCAGAGAACGTGCGCAACGATGCTTTCAATGATCTACTCAGCCCGCTCGCCAAGCATATTCACGAACAGCGATATCTGACCTATGTTGATCGTAAATCCTACAACGGACTTCTGAGCGGAAGCAGAGACGATCGCTCACTGAACACCTATTCGATGCTTACACCTTCCGTATTCGATGGATTCCGATCTGTGACATTGGTCGGTGCGCGGGCGGAGGAAACCATTTTGTTCAAGTGGTTCACCCTGCAAGGCGTCAAGTTCATCCAGGATGACGCATTGTTGAGCAAGCTTCGATACCACGATCATCAGAATGGTCGTCTTATCGAGTTTCATTACGCGTCTGAACGGAATTGGTCGCTGACGGAACAGCACAACGATCCATCACTTAGGTCGAAGTTTGAAGGCGCCGTTTCACAAATGTTCGCAGGTCAGCAATTCGTATGGCAGGACAACGTGTCGAATGAAGCGATGATGTTCAGAGATAATGGTTTGGCGCACAACGTCGGCCATTGTGCACATGGTCTTAATCAGTTTCAGCATATTGATAAGGCTGTGATCTTTTCTTCGAAGAATTTCAGCAAACATGAAGGGGGATTTCTGAGTAACTTCTGTCAGATCAGCCCAACTGAACAACGTATCGCATTAGCTTATCATAGTGCTTATCAGACCTACAATCGCATCTCTGTGCGTGACCCTAACAACAGCTCAAGGAAGATAGTGGTTCTGCCTGATCAGCAGAATGCTGCTTGGCAGCAGGAACGATATCCCGGGTCGATTGTCGTTCCACTCGGGATCGATTCAAGACCTGTGGAGCGAACGCGGGCTGACAAGGTTCATCGCAATGACGCCGACCGACAGAAAGCGCACCGGGACAAACTAAAGAACCAACAGAAGGAGATTATGAGCAATGTGATTGATGCAGTTGATTCAAAGCAGACATATGTATCAGTCGACGACTGTCACGACTACTCCTTTAATACAGTATCTTGTGTGACATCCCTTCAAGGTTCCATTATTGCACATAAGCGGGATAAAGAGTCGACAATGATCGTCGGATCAAAAGACGGTTTTGTTGCGAACATGAAGCAAATGTCAAAAAATGTGCTTGAGTCAAAGGATCGTAACAGGCTGATCAGCCCGGCATTGTTCATCGATCTGGTAGGGTTTGCTTCACGTAGAGCTAAACTCAATGCGTTCTGCGGCAGAAATATATACCTCGATATCGAAAATGGGACTTTGACGCATAGACAACTGGCGAACATTTTTCCAAGCATCGAAATGCTGGCCTATAGCTCATATAGTCATACGAAGGAGATGCCCCGATACCGAGTTGTGTTGCTTACTAACACGATCATGTCGCCTGACGTGTATACAGCGATTTATAATATGGTTTGTGAGAGAATTGAACTGGCAGGATACAAGACCGCTTCCGAGCATGATTTCGATGCCAAAGAAAAGGTTCATGGAATTGATCGTAAGCCATATCTGACAGACTTGTTTTATCTTCCTTGTATGCCTGCGGATGGTGAAGGCTTCTTCCTGCACTATCACAAGCATCGCAAGCCGCTTGACGTGATAGGTTGGTGCAACAACTCCTATCCGACACGGTTCGATGAGGTTGAATCTGTCAGCCTTGAGCATCACCTACCGAAACAAAACATCGACAGAGATCATGCCCAACTCTGCGAAGAAGCCTTGCAGAGGTTCCGCGATCAGACCGTCAATCAGGGTAAGAGCCATAAAGCCCTGCGGGCATTGAATTTCACTCTGCTCGAAGGTGGTGTCGATGACGTGTCTCGTGAAGTGACGCTGACTCAGGCAGCATATCTGAGCCGTTCACGGGAAGATCGGCTCAGGGATAAGCAGCATATGATGAGGTTTGGTCTGCGAAACCTGAGCCATCGATAG
- a CDS encoding protein of unknown function (Evidence 5 : Unknown function), translating into MTDDRPTPGDKASERHGWNVDNGAVDEAEIRRIVLARNVLRREACLPSLDIEKEVEHALSVANRIADGKRYRGLWQDHAKEFENIRSEIIAKARASGNSTFPNGFFGNYYLDRSCQDKLAEILADSKKSRTEDR; encoded by the coding sequence ATGACCGACGATCGTCCCACTCCCGGCGACAAAGCGTCCGAACGTCATGGCTGGAATGTGGATAACGGCGCCGTTGACGAAGCCGAGATCCGCAGGATTGTCCTCGCAAGGAATGTTCTGCGTCGTGAAGCTTGCCTACCGTCACTCGACATAGAAAAGGAAGTAGAACATGCTCTCTCTGTTGCGAATAGAATAGCAGATGGTAAGCGTTACCGAGGCCTGTGGCAGGATCACGCCAAAGAGTTTGAGAACATTCGTAGTGAAATCATTGCAAAGGCACGCGCGAGCGGAAACTCGACATTTCCAAATGGGTTTTTCGGCAATTACTACCTCGATAGATCCTGCCAGGACAAACTTGCTGAAATTCTTGCGGACAGCAAGAAATCTCGCACAGAAGACAGATAA
- a CDS encoding protein of unknown function (Evidence 5 : Unknown function) encodes MHTVASRSNSNVPHALGELKYSDITHKIIRSSKVRECFGHNPNSVDRILKRRKFWILTYYDVRVRADVSNLFD; translated from the coding sequence ATGCATACCGTAGCGTCCCGCAGCAACAGCAACGTGCCTCATGCACTCGGCGAACTCAAGTATTCCGATATAACTCATAAAATCATTCGCAGTTCGAAAGTTCGGGAGTGTTTCGGCCATAATCCGAACAGTGTCGATAGAATATTGAAGCGTCGGAAATTCTGGATCCTGACTTACTATGACGTCCGAGTCAGGGCAGACGTCAGCAATCTTTTTGACTAA